The proteins below are encoded in one region of Syntrophotalea carbinolica DSM 2380:
- the gltA gene encoding NADPH-dependent glutamate synthase, giving the protein MKRQMTPKERMAIDRVKMPEQDPQRRIGNFEEVNQGLNEEQAIREAQRCLLCKNRPCVAGCPVRVRIPEFIAALAEGDLPEAARILLADNTLPAVCGRVCPQESQCEKVCVRGNKGAPVAIGYLERFVADWALAHPEKLHKESQPTPTGKKVAIVGSGPAGLTMAGELARKGHGVTLFEALHDTGGVLRYGIPEFRLPKRIVDIEVKRLKDLGVNIECNVVVGKTLTLDELREEFDAVFIGNGAGLPIMLNIDGENLKGVYSANEYLTRVNLMAAWRNDVPTPIIHGKHVAVIGGGNTAMDAVRTSRRLGAEQSIIVYRRTEAEMPARIEEIHHAKEEGIEFILLAAPVKILGDENGWVKGLLCQRMELGEPDASGRRRPVPIEGETFTLDVDVVVNAIGTRANPLLTATAPDLKLNKWGNIETDEHGATNLPGVFAGGDIVRGGATVILAMGDGKSSAQAIDAYLSQKN; this is encoded by the coding sequence ATGAAAAGACAAATGACCCCCAAGGAACGCATGGCTATCGATCGGGTGAAAATGCCCGAGCAGGACCCGCAGCGCCGCATCGGTAATTTCGAAGAGGTAAATCAGGGGCTTAACGAAGAACAGGCCATCCGCGAGGCGCAACGCTGTCTGCTCTGTAAAAACCGCCCGTGTGTCGCCGGCTGCCCGGTTCGGGTGCGGATCCCGGAATTCATCGCCGCCCTGGCCGAAGGCGATCTGCCCGAGGCTGCGCGCATCCTGCTTGCCGACAACACTCTGCCGGCGGTCTGTGGCCGGGTTTGCCCCCAGGAAAGCCAGTGTGAAAAGGTCTGCGTACGCGGAAATAAAGGCGCACCGGTTGCCATCGGCTACCTCGAACGGTTTGTGGCCGACTGGGCCCTCGCCCACCCCGAAAAACTTCATAAAGAATCCCAACCGACCCCGACCGGTAAAAAGGTCGCCATTGTCGGTTCCGGGCCGGCCGGCCTGACCATGGCCGGCGAACTGGCTCGCAAGGGCCACGGCGTTACCCTTTTTGAAGCGTTACACGACACCGGTGGCGTACTGCGTTACGGCATCCCCGAATTTCGCCTGCCCAAGCGGATTGTCGATATCGAGGTTAAGCGGCTCAAGGATCTCGGTGTGAACATCGAATGCAATGTCGTGGTCGGCAAAACGCTAACCCTCGATGAGTTACGCGAGGAATTTGATGCCGTATTCATCGGTAACGGCGCAGGTCTGCCGATCATGTTGAACATCGACGGCGAGAATCTCAAAGGTGTTTACTCGGCCAACGAATATCTGACCCGTGTCAACCTGATGGCCGCCTGGCGCAACGATGTCCCGACGCCCATCATCCACGGCAAACACGTTGCGGTCATCGGCGGCGGCAATACGGCCATGGATGCCGTGAGGACCTCACGCCGCCTGGGTGCCGAACAGTCCATCATCGTTTACCGACGCACCGAGGCGGAAATGCCGGCCCGCATCGAGGAGATTCACCATGCCAAAGAAGAAGGTATCGAGTTCATATTATTGGCGGCACCGGTAAAAATTCTCGGCGATGAAAACGGTTGGGTCAAGGGACTGCTTTGCCAGCGCATGGAACTGGGAGAGCCCGATGCTTCCGGCCGGCGCCGCCCGGTTCCCATCGAAGGCGAAACCTTTACTCTGGATGTCGACGTGGTGGTCAACGCCATCGGCACCCGCGCCAACCCGCTGTTAACCGCCACCGCCCCGGACCTGAAATTGAACAAATGGGGCAACATCGAAACCGACGAGCACGGTGCGACTAACCTGCCCGGCGTGTTTGCCGGCGGGGATATCGTGCGCGGCGGCGCGACGGTTATCCTGGCCATGGGCGACGGCAAATCATCGGCCCAGGCTATCGATGCCTATTTGAGCCAAAAAAACTGA
- a CDS encoding Mrp/NBP35 family ATP-binding protein, translated as MSSCTSSVETPSDQPSACELKAKMKQRLDRIKRKILVMSGKGGVGKSSTAVNLALALAQDGYAVGLLDIDLHGPSVPKMLGLDDSQLQNGPDGLLPVEYLHNMKVISVGFLLGGAEEALMWRGPAKTGLIQQFLRDVEWGDLDFLIVDCPPGTGDEPMTAVQTLLDGTQSSGAVIVTTPQEVALLDVQKSITFCRHLEMPVLGIIENMSGFACPKCGEVVDIFKSGGGQQIAERMKAPFLGKIPMDPAMVMAGDSGKPYIAIQGDSATSETYRKIAASFMQDIDK; from the coding sequence ATGAGTTCATGTACCTCATCCGTTGAAACTCCCTCCGATCAACCGAGCGCCTGCGAATTGAAAGCAAAAATGAAACAACGCCTGGATCGCATCAAGCGTAAAATTCTCGTCATGTCGGGCAAAGGCGGTGTCGGCAAAAGCTCCACAGCGGTCAACCTGGCCCTGGCCCTGGCACAAGATGGTTATGCCGTCGGCCTGCTCGATATCGATCTGCATGGGCCCAGCGTCCCCAAAATGTTAGGCCTGGACGACAGTCAACTGCAAAACGGGCCGGATGGCCTGCTGCCTGTGGAATATCTGCACAATATGAAGGTCATCTCGGTAGGGTTTCTTCTCGGCGGTGCCGAAGAAGCCCTGATGTGGCGCGGACCGGCCAAAACAGGACTTATCCAGCAGTTTCTGCGTGATGTGGAATGGGGGGATCTTGACTTTCTGATCGTCGACTGCCCGCCCGGCACCGGCGATGAGCCCATGACAGCCGTCCAGACCCTGCTGGATGGGACTCAAAGCAGCGGCGCGGTCATCGTTACCACGCCCCAGGAGGTCGCCCTGCTGGACGTACAGAAATCGATCACCTTCTGCCGCCACCTGGAAATGCCGGTACTTGGCATCATCGAGAACATGAGCGGTTTTGCCTGTCCGAAATGTGGGGAGGTCGTCGACATTTTCAAATCAGGCGGCGGCCAGCAGATTGCAGAACGCATGAAAGCGCCGTTCCTCGGCAAAATCCCCATGGATCCTGCCATGGTGATGGCCGGAGACAGCGGCAAACCGTATATCGCCATCCAAGGGGATTCCGCGACCAGCGAAACCTACCGGAAAATCGCCGCCAGCTTCATGCAAGACATCGACAAGTAA
- the argS gene encoding arginine--tRNA ligase, whose translation MKQRLRQYIGEALQACFDQQQLHSGTIPEINLEVPAHAEHGDFSTNVAMAMARAEKKAPRKIAETIVAALGEGGGMWSRVEIAGPGFINFYLTPRCWFGVLDEVVRRGDLFGRTHTGNGRKVQVEFVSANPTGPLHIGHGRGAATGDAVAAVLGAAGYEVQREYYINDAGNQMLTLGRSLLLRYRELLGETIEFPTDCYQGVYVIDLAREVLESEGERLRDLPEEEALRFFANYGGDKIRAGIDEDLAAFGVRFDNWYSEQSLYDRQEVERGIALLKERGLTYEKDGAIWFRTTDYGDDKDRVLIRSNGATTYFASDVAYHKEKFERGFDTVIDVWGADHHGYVPRMKAVLAGLDRNPEDLQIILVQLVNLLRGGQQVAMSTRSGEFVTLREVIDEVGRDACRFFFLMRRSDSQLDFDLDLAKKQSTENPVYYVQYAHARVCSINRNAEDQGVAMPELGEVDFDCLTLEDELALTKLLSRYPEVVDGAAEHFEPHRVVFYLQELAARFHSYYNKGRVLVDDPDVSRARLYLVNCVRTVLHNALVLLGVSAPERM comes from the coding sequence ATGAAACAGCGATTGCGGCAATATATTGGCGAGGCCCTTCAAGCCTGTTTTGATCAACAGCAACTGCATTCCGGCACGATTCCGGAGATTAATCTCGAAGTGCCGGCCCATGCCGAGCATGGCGATTTTTCCACGAACGTTGCTATGGCTATGGCCAGAGCGGAGAAGAAAGCCCCGCGCAAGATCGCCGAAACGATCGTGGCCGCGCTGGGCGAGGGCGGGGGCATGTGGAGTCGGGTTGAAATAGCTGGACCCGGGTTCATTAATTTTTATCTGACGCCGCGCTGCTGGTTCGGTGTGCTCGATGAAGTGGTTCGCCGAGGCGATCTCTTCGGGCGTACTCATACCGGGAACGGCCGTAAAGTTCAGGTTGAGTTCGTCAGTGCCAATCCGACCGGGCCGTTGCACATAGGTCATGGTCGGGGTGCCGCTACCGGCGATGCCGTGGCCGCGGTATTGGGCGCTGCCGGTTATGAAGTGCAGCGTGAATATTACATCAACGATGCCGGCAATCAGATGTTGACCCTGGGGCGCTCCTTGTTGCTGCGTTATCGGGAACTGCTCGGTGAAACCATCGAGTTTCCGACGGATTGTTATCAGGGCGTTTATGTCATCGACCTTGCGCGGGAGGTGCTCGAGAGCGAAGGTGAGCGCCTGCGGGACCTGCCCGAGGAAGAGGCGTTGCGCTTTTTCGCCAATTACGGCGGCGACAAGATTCGCGCAGGTATCGATGAAGATCTCGCCGCTTTCGGTGTGCGCTTCGATAACTGGTACAGTGAACAGAGCTTGTATGACCGGCAGGAGGTGGAGCGGGGCATCGCTTTGCTCAAAGAGCGAGGCCTGACCTACGAAAAAGATGGTGCCATCTGGTTCCGCACCACGGATTACGGGGACGACAAGGACCGGGTGCTGATCCGTTCCAACGGTGCGACCACTTATTTCGCGTCGGATGTCGCGTATCACAAAGAAAAATTCGAACGGGGATTCGATACCGTTATCGATGTATGGGGGGCGGATCATCACGGCTACGTGCCGCGCATGAAAGCCGTTCTGGCCGGCCTTGATCGCAATCCCGAGGATCTGCAGATTATTCTGGTACAGCTGGTGAATCTGCTGCGTGGTGGTCAGCAGGTGGCCATGAGTACGCGTTCCGGCGAGTTTGTTACGCTGCGCGAGGTTATTGACGAAGTCGGCCGCGATGCCTGCCGGTTCTTCTTTCTCATGCGTCGCTCCGACAGCCAGCTCGATTTCGACCTGGATCTGGCCAAGAAGCAAAGCACCGAAAACCCGGTCTATTATGTACAATATGCCCATGCCAGGGTTTGCAGCATTAACCGCAATGCCGAGGACCAGGGGGTTGCCATGCCGGAACTGGGCGAGGTCGACTTCGATTGTCTTACCCTCGAAGACGAACTGGCATTGACCAAGCTGTTGTCTCGCTACCCCGAGGTAGTCGACGGGGCTGCGGAACATTTCGAACCCCATCGGGTGGTTTTTTATCTACAGGAACTCGCAGCGCGTTTCCATAGTTATTACAACAAGGGGCGCGTCCTCGTTGATGATCCGGACGTCAGTCGGGCTCGTCTTTATCTGGTCAATTGTGTCCGCACCGTTTTACACAACGCTTTGGTGTTGCTGGGTGTTTCAGCCCCGGAGCGCATGTAA
- a CDS encoding NifB/NifX family molybdenum-iron cluster-binding protein: protein MKIAIPLVHGKLSQHFGHCEEFVLLEIGADNKSIAGKSLHQPPAHEPGVLPRWLGELGADVIIAGGMGRRAQDLFTDNGIKVVVGAAAEAPEKLVTDYLQNTLVVGENYCDH from the coding sequence ATGAAAATCGCGATTCCTCTTGTCCATGGAAAACTCAGTCAGCATTTCGGCCACTGCGAAGAATTTGTCTTGTTGGAAATTGGTGCCGACAACAAATCTATCGCCGGCAAAAGCCTGCATCAACCGCCCGCTCATGAACCGGGAGTACTACCCCGCTGGCTCGGCGAACTTGGTGCCGACGTTATCATCGCCGGAGGTATGGGCCGACGAGCCCAGGACCTGTTCACCGACAACGGCATCAAAGTGGTGGTCGGCGCAGCAGCCGAGGCTCCGGAAAAACTGGTCACCGATTACCTGCAGAACACCCTGGTGGTTGGTGAAAACTACTGCGACCACTAG
- a CDS encoding NifB/NifX family molybdenum-iron cluster-binding protein — protein MKIAITAQGNTPDSAVDPRFGRAAWLLIHDDSNDAWECIDNAAGRDTAHGAGIQAAQKVADQQAETLLTGAIGPKAFASLQAAKIRIFHGAKGTALEALEAFKAGQLKEASEMDATGGV, from the coding sequence ATGAAAATTGCCATCACCGCCCAGGGCAACACCCCGGACAGCGCCGTAGACCCGCGCTTTGGACGTGCAGCCTGGCTGCTCATCCACGACGACAGCAACGACGCCTGGGAATGCATCGACAACGCCGCCGGCCGCGACACGGCCCATGGCGCCGGCATTCAGGCGGCGCAAAAGGTTGCGGACCAGCAGGCCGAAACCCTGCTTACCGGAGCCATCGGACCGAAAGCCTTCGCCTCCCTGCAGGCAGCAAAAATCCGTATTTTTCACGGCGCCAAAGGAACCGCTCTCGAAGCTCTCGAAGCTTTTAAGGCGGGGCAGCTTAAAGAAGCCAGTGAAATGGATGCCACAGGAGGAGTGTGA
- a CDS encoding SPOR domain-containing protein, which yields MSRQVVSRSQRRLEKKQTLVLVVLGLVIALVSYGLGVMVGRSGGDTIVQEDLTASDRIAIPVPDTAPGAGTASSVEDPAAPQLTFYNTLPEGNQPPIGSGINLPDQPPEPSVDPVDVRRDTPSLTEEVPVAPAPVAAKPKVVAPKPKPVASAPAKVVATPPPASGGAYAIQVVSVQKIAGAKNLQERLSKSGYAAFVEKADLGSKGIWYRVYVGPFATRSAADGAASTLKAAHLASAPLVRKR from the coding sequence ATGAGCCGTCAGGTTGTCTCCCGCTCGCAAAGACGTCTTGAAAAAAAACAGACACTGGTTCTGGTGGTGCTGGGGCTGGTTATCGCCCTGGTCAGCTACGGGCTTGGCGTTATGGTCGGCCGAAGTGGTGGCGATACCATTGTTCAAGAGGATCTGACCGCCTCGGACCGGATTGCCATTCCTGTGCCCGATACCGCTCCGGGCGCTGGCACGGCGTCCTCCGTCGAGGACCCGGCGGCTCCTCAGCTGACATTTTACAACACCTTGCCTGAAGGCAATCAGCCGCCTATCGGCAGTGGTATCAATCTGCCGGATCAGCCGCCCGAACCTTCTGTCGACCCGGTTGATGTGCGGCGGGACACCCCTTCGTTGACAGAGGAGGTGCCTGTTGCGCCGGCGCCGGTCGCTGCCAAACCCAAAGTTGTTGCGCCGAAACCGAAACCCGTTGCAAGCGCGCCGGCAAAGGTCGTGGCCACGCCGCCACCTGCCTCCGGTGGTGCCTATGCTATTCAGGTTGTTTCCGTACAAAAAATCGCCGGCGCCAAAAATCTTCAGGAGCGTCTGTCAAAAAGCGGTTACGCCGCTTTTGTGGAGAAGGCCGATCTTGGCAGCAAGGGGATTTGGTACCGGGTTTACGTCGGTCCTTTTGCGACGCGCAGTGCTGCCGACGGGGCGGCGTCGACCTTGAAAGCCGCTCATTTGGCCAGTGCGCCTCTGGTGCGAAAGCGTTAG
- a CDS encoding ATP-binding protein — MKQLTVISGKGGTGKTSVVASLAFLADQVVLADCDVDAADLHLVLPPTPLSSHPFSGGKQAFIETAKCQLCGTCQKLCRFEAVRGPDTQSGSPESGYSIDSTACEGCGVCAHFCPAEAIRFTDAQNGEWYISDTRVGPMIHARLGIAEENSGKLVSLVREEARKLAKKQQRSTIIIDGSPGIGCPVMASITGTDLALLVTEPTMSGLHDLQRVADLTAHFHIPTIIAINKWDINPEVTAQIKETAKQRKIPVGGLIRYDRSVTAAQISRKTIVELDHAPAAADLRQLWDTVAKALFAEA; from the coding sequence ATGAAACAACTGACGGTTATCAGCGGCAAAGGCGGTACGGGTAAAACCTCGGTGGTGGCATCCCTTGCGTTTCTGGCAGACCAGGTGGTACTGGCCGATTGCGATGTCGACGCCGCCGATCTGCACCTGGTTCTGCCCCCTACACCGCTCTCCAGCCACCCTTTCAGTGGCGGCAAACAAGCCTTTATTGAGACCGCCAAATGCCAATTGTGCGGAACCTGCCAGAAGCTATGTCGCTTTGAGGCCGTGCGTGGCCCGGACACCCAAAGCGGCTCCCCCGAATCTGGCTACTCTATCGACAGTACCGCATGCGAAGGATGCGGGGTTTGCGCTCATTTCTGCCCTGCCGAAGCCATCCGGTTTACGGATGCGCAAAATGGCGAGTGGTATATTTCGGACACCCGTGTCGGCCCCATGATCCATGCTCGACTCGGCATCGCCGAGGAAAACAGCGGCAAGCTGGTCTCCCTGGTACGCGAGGAAGCCCGTAAACTGGCAAAAAAACAGCAGCGATCAACCATCATCATCGACGGTTCGCCAGGCATCGGGTGTCCGGTCATGGCGTCGATCACCGGCACCGATCTGGCCCTGCTGGTGACGGAACCGACCATGAGCGGGCTGCACGATCTGCAGCGCGTAGCCGACCTGACTGCGCACTTCCATATCCCCACCATCATTGCGATCAACAAGTGGGACATCAACCCCGAGGTAACGGCACAAATCAAAGAGACCGCAAAACAGCGCAAAATCCCCGTAGGCGGCCTGATACGCTACGATCGGTCAGTCACGGCCGCCCAGATTTCCCGTAAAACGATCGTCGAACTCGATCATGCTCCCGCCGCAGCGGACCTGCGACAGCTATGGGACACTGTCGCAAAAGCCCTGTTCGCAGAAGCGTAA
- a CDS encoding sigma-54 interaction domain-containing protein yields MSTHPHNLQNHLATILDSVADGVFTVDGDMHITWFNHAAELITGFSREEALGQRCCEIFRSSICFSECPVRKAMDTGLNVENREIDILDRHNREVPISVSASVLRDAQGEPVGGVETFRDLSRIHALQREVTEKYRFQDMVSRNPAMRKLFDVLPDIAASNATVLLQGDSGTGKELFARALHNLSPRSRHPLVILNCGALPEQLLEAEIFGARKGAYTGATEDRPGRLQQAEGGTLFLDEIGDLPLPLQVKLLRVLENREYQPLGARRPRKADVRFLAATHQNLEAMVEQKQFRQDLYFRLNVVPLRIPSLRERSEDIPLLLDMALDRFNGIYGKKLRGFSPEAMSLLLDYDYPGNVRELLNLVERAAILCRKDVIEPDHLPPGIRVAPPTCTPNGQKQPGMPSATQLYAVLARCKGNRTAAAQQLGINRSTLWRWLKRLDQHP; encoded by the coding sequence ATGAGCACGCATCCACACAACCTGCAAAACCACCTGGCCACCATCCTCGACAGTGTTGCCGACGGCGTATTTACCGTAGATGGCGACATGCACATCACCTGGTTCAACCATGCGGCTGAACTTATCACCGGCTTTAGCCGTGAGGAGGCTCTAGGCCAGCGCTGCTGCGAAATCTTTCGGAGTTCGATCTGCTTTTCCGAATGTCCGGTGCGAAAAGCCATGGACACCGGTTTGAATGTGGAAAACCGGGAAATCGACATACTCGATCGCCACAATCGCGAAGTTCCCATCTCGGTATCGGCCTCCGTGCTCCGTGATGCCCAGGGGGAGCCGGTCGGCGGTGTCGAAACCTTTCGGGATTTAAGCCGCATCCATGCCCTGCAACGGGAAGTCACCGAAAAATACCGTTTCCAGGACATGGTCAGCCGCAATCCGGCCATGCGCAAACTCTTCGACGTGCTGCCTGATATTGCGGCCAGCAACGCAACGGTATTGCTACAGGGAGACAGCGGCACCGGCAAAGAGCTATTCGCACGAGCCCTGCACAATCTCAGCCCGCGCAGCCGACATCCCCTGGTGATCCTGAACTGCGGAGCCCTGCCTGAACAGTTACTGGAAGCCGAAATCTTCGGCGCACGCAAAGGAGCCTATACCGGAGCCACCGAAGACCGTCCCGGACGCCTGCAACAAGCCGAAGGCGGCACCCTTTTTCTGGATGAAATCGGCGACTTGCCCTTGCCCTTGCAGGTAAAACTGCTGAGAGTCCTGGAAAACCGGGAATACCAGCCCCTTGGCGCCCGTCGACCCCGCAAGGCCGATGTGCGCTTTCTCGCCGCCACCCATCAGAATCTCGAAGCGATGGTCGAGCAGAAACAGTTTCGCCAGGATCTTTACTTTCGCCTGAATGTCGTCCCGCTGCGCATCCCTTCCTTGCGTGAACGCAGTGAAGACATCCCGCTGCTGCTCGATATGGCGCTGGATCGCTTCAATGGCATCTATGGTAAAAAACTGCGTGGATTCTCCCCTGAGGCCATGTCGTTATTACTCGACTATGATTATCCGGGAAACGTCAGGGAACTTCTCAACCTCGTTGAGCGTGCCGCTATCCTTTGCCGCAAGGACGTCATAGAACCGGATCACCTCCCCCCCGGCATACGGGTGGCGCCCCCTACCTGCACACCCAACGGTCAAAAACAGCCGGGGATGCCATCGGCCACCCAGTTATATGCCGTGCTGGCACGCTGCAAAGGCAACCGAACAGCCGCCGCCCAACAACTGGGGATTAACCGCAGCACCCTCTGGCGATGGCTCAAACGCCTGGACCAACACCCCTAA
- a CDS encoding NifB/NifX family molybdenum-iron cluster-binding protein translates to MARYVISISVMKPRYPSEATYRLALPCYENRIMPRFGIARSFVFVDIQDHNHRVDKVIKHTWEPDTGPNLPNWLLQQHVDGILCGGIHPRFQIALEAAGLWVIWGVRGDIDAVLNQWMDSEHREAMINGCSNFTSCCRVQHPMGCPPLLPPNCKRRK, encoded by the coding sequence ATGGCACGGTATGTGATAAGTATATCTGTCATGAAACCACGTTACCCTTCGGAAGCTACCTATCGTCTGGCCCTGCCCTGTTATGAAAACAGGATCATGCCGCGTTTTGGCATCGCTCGGAGCTTCGTTTTCGTCGATATCCAGGACCACAACCATCGGGTAGACAAGGTAATTAAACATACATGGGAGCCGGACACGGGTCCCAACTTGCCGAACTGGCTGCTTCAACAGCATGTGGACGGGATCCTGTGCGGCGGCATTCATCCACGCTTTCAAATCGCCCTGGAAGCTGCAGGCCTGTGGGTAATCTGGGGCGTCCGCGGTGATATCGACGCGGTTTTAAACCAATGGATGGATTCCGAGCATCGAGAAGCAATGATCAACGGATGCAGCAACTTCACAAGTTGTTGCCGCGTGCAACACCCCATGGGATGCCCCCCTTTGCTCCCCCCCAACTGCAAAAGGAGAAAATAA
- a CDS encoding KamA family radical SAM protein, with amino-acid sequence MEYHAYTPDHFDRIAELGCLSAEYRFGMKVVSQVLPFRVNRYVIDELIDWGKVPHDPMFRLVFPDPGMLLPDDFKQIASLLASGADRQALDRAVHEIRLRLNPHPAGQQTLNVPCLDGHKLPGLQHKYRETVLFFPRLGQTCHSYCSFCFRWPQFVCERDMRIMGPRTPGLFDYLRRHSEVTDLLVTGGDPLVMKAASLAEFLEPLLSPEFAHLQTIRIGTKSLSFWPYRFLTDRDADDLLRLFERLVKGGKHLAVMAHYNHWRELETEVARRAIERVKATGATIRTQSPVVAHVNDDPQVWVRLWQTQVRLGMVPYYLFVARDTGARHYFAIPLERCWQIYRQAIQKLSGLARTVRGPSMSAGPGKVEIQGVAEVGQEKVFVLRFIQARNPDWAQRPFFARYDPAAIWLDQLRPAFGRESFFYTEEYNAMQKSGGMKSGEA; translated from the coding sequence ATGGAGTATCATGCTTATACCCCGGATCATTTTGACCGTATAGCCGAGCTCGGGTGCCTGTCAGCCGAGTATCGTTTCGGTATGAAGGTGGTGTCCCAGGTCTTGCCTTTTAGAGTCAACCGCTATGTGATCGATGAGTTGATCGACTGGGGCAAGGTGCCGCACGATCCCATGTTCAGGTTGGTTTTCCCCGACCCGGGTATGTTGTTGCCGGACGATTTTAAACAGATTGCATCGCTGCTCGCCAGCGGTGCGGATCGCCAGGCCCTGGATCGGGCCGTACACGAGATCCGGTTGCGTCTCAACCCTCATCCCGCCGGGCAGCAGACCCTCAATGTGCCGTGTCTCGATGGACACAAATTGCCGGGATTACAGCATAAATATCGCGAAACCGTTCTGTTCTTTCCGCGTTTGGGGCAGACCTGCCATTCCTACTGCAGCTTTTGTTTTCGCTGGCCACAGTTCGTTTGCGAGCGCGATATGCGCATTATGGGGCCACGTACGCCGGGGTTGTTTGATTATCTGCGCCGACATTCCGAAGTGACCGATTTGCTGGTAACCGGCGGGGACCCCCTGGTCATGAAAGCTGCAAGTCTTGCCGAATTTCTTGAGCCACTGCTCAGTCCCGAATTCGCACATCTGCAGACGATTCGTATCGGCACCAAATCTCTCAGTTTTTGGCCCTATCGATTTCTCACCGATCGGGATGCGGATGACCTGTTGCGTCTGTTCGAGCGCCTGGTGAAGGGTGGGAAACATCTGGCCGTGATGGCCCATTACAATCATTGGCGTGAATTGGAAACCGAGGTGGCGCGCAGGGCCATCGAGCGGGTTAAGGCGACGGGGGCCACGATCCGGACGCAGTCTCCCGTGGTGGCCCATGTCAACGATGATCCTCAGGTATGGGTGCGTCTATGGCAAACCCAGGTGCGGTTGGGAATGGTGCCCTACTATCTGTTCGTGGCACGTGACACGGGTGCACGTCATTACTTTGCCATTCCTCTGGAGCGCTGCTGGCAGATATATCGGCAAGCTATCCAGAAGCTGTCAGGCCTGGCACGAACGGTAAGGGGGCCGTCCATGAGCGCCGGGCCGGGCAAGGTTGAAATCCAGGGGGTGGCCGAGGTCGGCCAGGAGAAAGTCTTCGTGTTGCGGTTTATTCAGGCCCGCAATCCCGACTGGGCGCAGCGGCCCTTTTTCGCGCGCTACGACCCTGCGGCCATCTGGTTGGATCAGCTGCGGCCGGCTTTCGGCCGGGAAAGCTTTTTCTATACGGAGGAATATAATGCCATGCAAAAGAGTGGCGGGATGAAGTCCGGGGAAGCCTGA
- a CDS encoding ATP-binding protein — protein sequence MKIAIASGKGGTGKTTVATNLAQLAASQGYQVAYIDCDVEAPNGHLFLRPDITSDDTVHVTVPDIDPTRCNHCGVCAHFCQFNALLCLPGEVLLFPELCHSCGGCQLICPQQCISEREREIGQCQIGKAGQVDFVSGRLNIGEAKSPPLIHQVKKQAPETDLMLIDAPPGTSCPVVESLRDCDFVVLVTEPTPFGLHDLTLAAEMVQLLGIPCGVVINRSAENDEATLAYCNSRRIPVLACLPDNRKAAEAYSRGELIAQSLPSFNQPFTTLLERLLQQTKHTGSPQQRCHP from the coding sequence ATGAAAATCGCTATTGCCAGCGGCAAAGGCGGTACGGGCAAAACAACGGTTGCGACAAACCTCGCCCAACTGGCCGCCAGCCAAGGATACCAGGTCGCCTATATCGACTGCGACGTTGAGGCCCCCAACGGCCACCTGTTTTTACGACCCGATATCACAAGCGATGACACGGTGCATGTCACGGTGCCGGACATCGATCCGACCCGCTGCAACCATTGCGGTGTCTGTGCGCACTTCTGTCAGTTTAATGCCTTGCTGTGCTTACCCGGAGAGGTGCTTCTGTTTCCCGAACTTTGCCATAGTTGCGGTGGTTGCCAGCTTATTTGTCCGCAGCAGTGTATCTCGGAGCGGGAACGAGAAATCGGCCAGTGCCAAATCGGCAAGGCGGGCCAGGTGGATTTTGTTTCAGGACGTCTGAATATCGGCGAGGCCAAAAGCCCCCCGCTGATACATCAGGTAAAAAAACAGGCCCCGGAGACCGACCTCATGTTGATCGATGCGCCCCCCGGAACCTCCTGCCCCGTGGTGGAAAGTCTGCGCGATTGCGATTTTGTGGTGCTGGTAACCGAACCGACTCCGTTTGGCCTGCATGACCTCACCCTTGCTGCGGAAATGGTCCAACTGCTCGGGATACCCTGCGGCGTTGTCATCAATCGCTCCGCCGAAAACGACGAGGCCACGTTGGCCTATTGCAACAGCCGGCGGATACCTGTGCTGGCCTGCCTGCCGGATAACAGAAAAGCTGCTGAAGCCTATTCGCGCGGCGAACTGATTGCGCAATCCTTACCATCGTTCAACCAACCCTTCACAACGTTGCTCGAGCGGCTTCTGCAGCAAACCAAACATACCGGTTCCCCACAGCAAAGGTGTCACCCATGA